In Lodderomyces elongisporus chromosome 2, complete sequence, the following proteins share a genomic window:
- the GEA2 gene encoding GDP/GTP exchange factor for ARF: MNVTSERGARSGIKTGDSSSSLSTTTTTTTTTTGAAGAEAALHEVKRKTVSSNRPISRGNVSIDPTTLAVNECMAMVSAMRRSNRWAQGGVAALLNASDIFGTPDDDEGLTSNLGISSILNNQSEKGANYNGSTLSTSRSDNPLLSSFLQLKSILTESKTIFDIDSLTLLQPFLLVIKSSSTSGYITGLALNAVSKFLTYDVISLDSKNINASLAQIVSALTHCRFEAADQNSDDAVLLKVLRLLEKLVESSLVAILTNESVSEIVHTCLSLACNKRRSEVLRRAAEMAMMSITVEIFSKLKELEPETDFSGNDLQTNFSNTVLPDDVIGGTETKASSESSSSPSSVNGDSKSSMEVEKHNAEEHESVQESFDDPFGIVCINEFLGILVSFISPTNQHQHMESTRVFALTLINTAVEVSGSELPKYSSLLTMIADPVSKHVLQIITTTDSTPLLKASLQVFSTISIVLGSRLKPQFELSIRLIMKALQPEPISNDKTGKKISNQPSRTPIAKELLLESLSLLWTRSPEFFTRMFINYDCDFEKSDLAADFIKFLAKQSLPEAAITSTHNVPPLCLDGLLTLILGMNERSKVHTRGSKSELSKKYLEKRRKKTAFINCTELLNENPKEGVKSLAKEGFISDDKDYEEVANFFFSKSARLNKKMLGEFLAKPKNSHLLDAFISLFDFRDLRVDEALRILLKTFRLPGESQQIERIVEKFAERYVSCQENSDSNQVDLSTKSPATKRRGSAGEENDEAVRPDKDSVFILSYSVIMLNTDLHNPQVKRQMLLEDYKRNLRGVYNGKDFPEWYLSKIYSSIKDREIIMPEEHHGTDKWFDDVWHNAVSTQDFSNETHDEFDAKELCHFDSVLLQAIVDDLISTLMVVYQEASDDHIVTRLMSSVDKVTSLCLIYNIPEPIDTLTIRLVQFSNLARGELRKGLNDDNIREEIPITQLKIEKKDGDIFVSDLSVWFGRDFKAQLAAVMLFRLMKKSGCRVTKSWDKVVDVILNLFENCLIDPNMFGEFQKKIQMGPLPKVQPLYHIKKSKPLNNSGLLSTFSSFLKGYNDEPPEPTDVEIEATLSSMDCVKTINVPNIFAIVSKSDSRNLMEFISLFLASIPKLDEKNKRFCETETLFILEACVCFCLLLNSQKIMEKVYDCLNEVNGLSKKGQLRLTTYKLLLLRYYENENSLLVVLKTLGESDKDLMSKHGGQILQPLLSLLDDDCWCYKKLLVDDNYWNTLRYFGSLQVNAFDIIPFLESFVANSREEITPANFVSVLGLMDEISSLGAIGSQFEHESEHNGGKLAQNSYYNDVMGMAKKSIELTSRLAPLLTKEQFQQNGLAYSFIQALAHQCFNPCREVRDFAVKTLQASTTSMQLNKDMTFQGVFEFGYLPLLSELSKVEVYNSGRNGFQKTRNEVVSLISKAFLKNLDNTNLDDVKSVWIKILDGLLEFQKNNGRYLSPESTESTKETLKNMILVLQANKVIADDTNHDESSKQTVEKIRVLYPSLAEELGLVEKKSEVAETEETKEKPNMKNEEAETEKENDIEGKQADGAEHESERVIAAGDKDHDEKTV; the protein is encoded by the coding sequence ATGAATGTCACTTCAGAACGTGGTGCACGTTCTGGCATAAAGACTGGCGAttcttcgtcatcattatcaacaacaacaacaacaacaacaaccacgaCGGGTGCAGCTGGAGCAGAAGCGGCTTTGCATGAGgtcaaaaggaaaacagtTTCTTCCAACAGACCAATTTCAAGAGGAAATGTCAGCATTGACCCCACTACTTTGGCAGTGAATGAGTGTATGGCCATGGTCTCAGCAATGAGAAGATCAAATAGATGGGCTCAGGGAGGCGTTGCTGCCTTACTTAATGCTAGCGATATATTTGGTACACCCGACGACGACGAGGGCCTAACAAGTAATTTAGGCATATCTTCCATTCTCAACAATCAATCTGAAAAGGGCGCAAACTACAACGGGTCTACGTTGAGCACTAGTCGACTGGATAACCCCTTGTTGTCAtcatttttgcaattgaagTCGATATTAACGGAATCTAAAACCATATTCGATATCGACAGTCTAACTTTACTCCAACCTTTCTTACTAGTTATTAAGCTGTCATCTACATCAGGGTATATTACGGGATTAGCACTTAATGCAGTTTCCAAGTTTTTGACGTATGATGTAATCTCATTGGATTCCAAGAATATAAATGCTTCGCTTGCGCAAATTGTTTCTGCATTGACCCACTGCCGTTTTGAAGCTGCTGATCAAAATTCAGATGATGCAGTTTTATTGAAAGTGCTTCGGCTATTGGAGAAGTTGGTGGAGAGCCTGCTTGTAGCTATTCTTACCAATGAAAGCGTCTCGGAAATTGTACATACCTGTCTCTCATTGGCATGCAACAAGAGAAGAAGCGAAGTGTTGCGAAGAGCAGCAGAGATGGCGATGATGTCCATCACAGTGGAGATTTTCTCAAAACTAAAAGAATTGGAGCCCGAAACTGATTTCTCTGGAAATGATCTTCAAACAAATTTCTCAAACACGGTGTTACCCGATGATGTCATTGGTGGTACGGAAACAAAAGCGTCTTCTGAGTCAAGTTCGAGCCCCAGCTCTGTTAATGGCGATAGCAAAAGCTCTATGGAGGTTGAAAAGCACAATGCTGAAGAACACGAACTGGTACAAGAAAGTTTTGATGACCCATTTGGCATCGTTTGTATAAATGAGTTTTTGGGGATACTTGTATCCTTCATCTCACCTACaaatcagcatcagcataTGGAGAGCACTCGAGTATTTGCATTAACACTCATTAATACTGCAGTCGAAGTGTCAGGCTCCGAATTGCCAAAGTATTCGTCTTTGTTAACAATGATTGCTGACCCTGTTTCCAAACACGTGTTGCAAATTATCACCACCACGGACTCAACCCCACTTTTGAAAGCTTCTTTGCAAGtattttcaacaatttccaTCGTCCTTGGTTCCAGATTGAAACCCCAATTTGAACTATCCATACGCCTCATTATGAAAGCATTGCAACCTGAGCCAATATCAAACGACAAGACtgggaaaaaaattagtaaTCAACCATCAAGGACCCCGATTGCGAAAGAGTTATTACTAGAGTCGCTTAGCTTATTATGGACGAGGTCACCAGAGTTTTTCACGCGCATGTTTATCAATTACGATTGcgattttgaaaagagcGATTTAGCAGCAGATTTCATCAAGTTTTTGGCAAAGCAATCTCTTCCAGAAGCAGCAATCACACTGACCCACAATGTTCCACCATTGTGCCTTGACGGTTTGTTGACATTGATTTTGGGAATGAATGAGCGATCAAAGGTACATACTCGCGGATCGAAATCGGAGCTTTCGAAAAAATACCTTGAAAAAAGACGTAAAAAGACAGCTTTTATAAATTGCACAGAATTGCTCAATGAAAATCCTAAGGAAGGTGTTAAACTGCTAGCAAAAGAAGGGTTTATTAGTGATGACAAGGATTATGAAGAAGTtgcaaattttttcttttccaagtcGGCTCgattgaataaaaaaatgctTGGTGAATTTCTTGCAAAGCCGAAAAATTCACATCTTCTTGATGCATTCATTAGTCTATTTGATTTCCGTGATTTACGTGTCGATGAAGCATTAAGAATATtattgaaaacatttaGGTTACCGGGAGAATCACAACAAATTGAGAGGATTGTTGAGAAATTCGCTGAGAGGTATGTTTCATGCCAAGAAAACTCTGATTCCAATCAAGTTGATCTTTCCACTAAATCTCCAGcgacaaaaagaagaggttCAGCGGGTGAAGAAAACGACGAGGCAGTTAGACCGGATAAGGATTCTGTATTCATCTTGTCTTATTCTGTCATTATGCTCAATACAGATTTGCATAATCCACAAGTAAAGAGGCAGATGTTGTTGGAAGACTATAAACGAAATCTTAGAGGAGTTTATAATGGAAAAGATTTCCCCGAGTGGTATCTTTCCAAGATTTATTCATCCATCAAGGACCGTGAAATAATCATGCCCGAAGAACACCATGGAACCGATAAATGGTTTGACGATGTGTGGCACAATGCTGTTTCCACTCAAGATTTTTCCAATGAGACACACGATGAATTTGACGCTAAAGAGTTGTGTCATTTTGACTCAGTGTTATTACAGGCAATAGTAGACGATCTCATCTCAACCTTAATGGTGGTATACCAGGAGGCTTCAGACGATCACATAGTAACAAGGTTAATGTCGTCAGTGGACAAAGTGACCAGTTTGTGTTTAATTTATAATATTCCCGAACCTATTGATACATTGACAATTAGGTTGGTTCAATTTAGTAATCTTGCAAGAGGCGAATTGCGCAAAGGACTCAATGATGACAATATTCGAGAAGAGATTCCAATTACGCAACTTAAAATTGAGAAGAAAGATGGTGATATATTTGTTAGTGATTTATCCGTTTGGTTTGGACGAGATTTTAAAGCTCAATTAGCAGCCGTTATGTTGTTTagattgatgaaaaaaagtggTTGCAGAGTGACAAAGTCATGGGataaagttgttgatgttattctcaatttgtttgaaaattgtTTGATAGATCCAAACATGTTTGGcgaatttcaaaaaaagattcaaaTGGGACCTTTACCAAAAGTACAACCACTCTACCATATTAAAAAGAGCAAACCATTGAATAACTCAGGCTTGCTTTCCaccttttcctcctttctTAAAGGATATAATGACGAACCACCAGAGCCAACCGATGTTGAGATTGAGGCAACGTTATCATCAATGGACTGCGTCAAGACCATTAACGTACCAAACATCTTTGCGATAGTGTCTAAAAGTGATTCAAGAAATTTGATGGAGTTTATCTCGCTATTTTTGGCGTCAATTCCAAAACTCGAcgaaaagaataagagGTTTTGCGAAACAGAAACTTTGTTCATTTTGGAAGCTTGTGTCTGTTTTTGCTTATTACTCAATAGCCAAAAGATCATGGAGAAAGTATATGATTGTTTAAATGAAGTGAATGGGTTGAGTAAAAAAGGTCAGCTCAGGTTAACCACTTACAAATTGCTTTTGTTGAGATATTATGAAAACGAAAATAGTTTATTagttgttttgaaaacattggGAGAGTCAGATAAGGATCTTATGAGTAAACACGGCGGACAGATTTTACAACCACTTTTATCATTATTGGATGATGATTGTTGGTGTTACAAGAAATTGCTCGTGGATGACAATTATTGGAACACCCTTCGCTATTTTGGCTCGCTTCAAGTAAATGCATTTGATATAATTCCATTCTTGGAAAGCTTTGTTGCCAACTCTAGAGAAGAGATTACCCCCGCCAATTTTGTCTCTGTGTTGGGGCTCATGGATGAGATTTCCTCGCTTGGCGCAATTGGATCACAATTTGAACATGAAAGCGAACACAATGGTGGTAAATTGGCTCAGAACTCGTATTATAATGATGTGATGGGTATGGCAAAGAAATCAATCGAATTAACTTCGAGGTTGGCTCCTTTGCTCACCAAGgaacaatttcaacaaaatgGACTTGcgtattcttttattcaaGCTTTGGCACATCAATGCTTTAATCCTTGTCGCGAAGTAAGAGATTTTGCAGTCAAGACGTTGCAAGCGTCAACCACAAGTATGCAGTTAAATAAAGACATGACGTTTCAAGGTGTTTTCGAGTTTGGATACCTCCCATTATTATCTGAACTTTCAAAAGTTGAAGTATATAATAGTGGTCGAAATGGATTCCAAAAGACACGAAATGAAGTTGTATCGCTTATAAGTAAAGCATTCTTGAAAAACTTGGACAACACCAACTTAGATGACGTCAAACTGGTCTGGATCAAGATACTTGATGGTCTTTTAGAGTTTCAGAAAAATAATGGTAGGTACCTTTCACCGGAGCTGACCGAGTCGACGAAGGAGACATTGAAGAATATGATTCTCGTGTTACAAGCAAACAAGGTCATTGCTGATGATACCAACCACGACGAGAGTCTGAAACAAACAGTTGAAAAGATCAGGGTTTTATATCCCAGTCTAGCTGAGGAATTGGGTcttgttgaaaagaaactgGAAGTTGCAGAAACCgaagaaacaaaggagAAACCAAATATGAAGAATGAGGAAGCAGAGACcgagaaagaaaatgataTAGAGGGAAAACAAGCTGATGGTGCAGAACATGAAAGCGAAAGAGTAATAGCCGCAGGAGATAAAGATCACGATGAAAAAACTGTATAG